The Epilithonimonas zeae genome contains a region encoding:
- a CDS encoding helix-turn-helix domain-containing protein: MFRVFFLWLMVVSGVILTSAQSNPETLKLLDKAYQSLYENPDNAFQILQNIDINKEPELIKQRVQIILSRAYNFKGDYAKSIDQSIDNLNKNRNENNSFYSDFALAQQYQSLRLYKQSIRISQNLVDKASKIKSQHYPENLSAYIFQLNASNLMVQKKWKEAEENLYQSNAELKNTNEDFIISIENQIYQTFIYISQNQINKAEKLVNEIQKKLEKTPQYVFLRAFNLDNFGRINFLKKDYVKSTGNLNQALELIQNKAYDALRYRIYDDLSKNYLALKNEDLYQKYYSIYKEQTDKLDKNKKDAIRNLVKLNEQYEAKRIENSNSNFVNNILIISMVCFIGILVIIIVSISEKRKAKSIQKQIDFYSKQHDFIKKIDKNKTVVEPKVGKIDPDISKKTPLISKEKEMDILARLEEFEKSEKFLNRDMSLAMLAGQLDTNTKYLSDVINRYKEKNYNNYINELRINYIAYLLKTDPAYLNYKVSYLAEKAGFSSHSAFTTVFKSVTGISPNTYIQQLTQNKQ; encoded by the coding sequence ATGTTCAGGGTATTTTTTTTGTGGTTGATGGTTGTTTCCGGCGTCATTTTGACTTCGGCGCAAAGCAATCCAGAAACATTAAAACTTCTTGACAAAGCTTACCAAAGTCTTTACGAAAATCCTGACAACGCCTTCCAGATTCTTCAGAATATTGATATCAATAAAGAACCCGAACTCATCAAACAACGTGTTCAAATCATCCTATCGAGAGCTTACAATTTCAAAGGCGATTATGCAAAATCCATCGATCAATCTATCGATAATCTGAATAAAAATAGAAATGAAAACAACTCATTCTATTCGGATTTTGCTTTGGCGCAACAATATCAATCGCTCAGGCTTTACAAACAATCTATCAGAATTTCCCAGAACCTTGTTGACAAAGCTTCTAAAATCAAATCTCAGCATTATCCAGAAAATCTTTCAGCTTACATTTTTCAGTTGAATGCTTCAAACTTAATGGTTCAGAAAAAATGGAAAGAAGCGGAAGAAAACCTATATCAAAGTAATGCTGAATTAAAAAACACGAATGAAGATTTCATCATTTCGATAGAAAATCAGATTTATCAAACTTTCATTTATATTTCTCAAAATCAAATTAATAAAGCTGAAAAACTGGTTAATGAGATTCAGAAAAAGCTGGAGAAAACGCCTCAATATGTTTTTCTGAGAGCTTTCAATCTGGATAATTTTGGTAGAATTAATTTTCTGAAAAAAGATTACGTCAAATCAACCGGAAATCTGAATCAGGCTTTAGAATTAATTCAAAATAAAGCTTACGACGCATTAAGATACAGAATCTATGATGATTTGTCTAAAAATTATCTGGCGCTAAAAAACGAAGATCTGTATCAAAAATATTACTCTATATATAAGGAGCAAACCGATAAATTAGACAAAAATAAAAAAGACGCTATCCGAAATCTGGTAAAGCTGAATGAACAATACGAAGCTAAACGAATAGAAAACTCTAACAGCAATTTTGTAAACAATATTCTGATTATTTCAATGGTTTGTTTCATTGGAATTTTGGTGATTATTATTGTCAGTATTTCCGAAAAGAGAAAAGCAAAATCAATCCAGAAGCAAATCGATTTTTATTCCAAACAACATGATTTCATTAAAAAAATTGATAAAAATAAAACTGTTGTTGAACCAAAAGTTGGTAAAATAGATCCAGATATTTCTAAAAAAACGCCACTCATTTCCAAAGAAAAAGAAATGGATATTTTGGCGCGTCTGGAAGAATTTGAAAAATCGGAAAAATTTCTGAACCGCGATATGTCATTGGCAATGCTGGCCGGACAACTGGACACGAATACGAAATATCTGTCCGACGTCATCAACCGATACAAAGAAAAAAATTACAATAATTACATCAACGAACTAAGAATCAATTACATTGCTTATCTTTTAAAAACCGACCCAGCTTATCTTAATTATAAAGTGAGTTATCTGGCGGAGAAAGCAGGTTTCTCATCGCACAGTGCATTCACAACAGTTTTCAAATCCGTAACTGGTATTTCGCCAAACACTTACATCCAGCAATTGACTCAGAATAAACAATGA
- a CDS encoding tetratricopeptide repeat protein — MKRFIFILIIFSFTGIFKSQYNEQLYKKALSDIYQNPDNSQKMAQEMLKNEKNPDNLIKLYKLISHSYISKRDFDKSLDWVLKMKELSKNVTNPEQKVKILNATSIQYQQMGLNSKTLEILDESYQICSQLPDGKFRTYYLGLNSALRGLVYKSQDNNELALEKLLIGLEYVKKVGNYDNAIANSSVFLYNIGYCYFYLKRYSEAEKYFKKSAEVAKSVQAESLEAFAYKGLSENFTALGKHQEAIDLLKKSVNLSKKVGDLVLSEGIYKGFSDNYLALQDWNNYEVYNKLYIETKFAREQSELASLNKSIDVQNQENNKKIEEQKNRLRIISAIIILISSILFIWFLLKFIKHKKRNQLLLEKLNQINKITT; from the coding sequence ATGAAACGCTTCATTTTCATATTAATTATTTTCTCATTTACCGGAATTTTCAAATCCCAGTACAACGAGCAATTGTATAAAAAGGCACTTTCGGACATTTATCAAAATCCTGATAACTCTCAGAAAATGGCTCAGGAAATGCTGAAAAATGAGAAAAACCCGGACAATCTCATTAAACTTTACAAACTGATATCCCATTCCTATATCTCAAAAAGAGATTTTGACAAATCGCTGGATTGGGTTCTGAAGATGAAGGAACTAAGTAAAAATGTAACAAATCCCGAACAAAAAGTAAAAATCCTAAATGCTACGTCTATACAATATCAGCAGATGGGGCTCAACAGCAAGACTTTGGAAATTCTGGACGAATCTTATCAAATTTGCAGTCAACTTCCGGATGGGAAATTCAGGACTTATTATCTTGGTCTCAATTCTGCGTTAAGAGGTTTGGTCTATAAATCTCAAGACAACAACGAGCTGGCCTTGGAAAAACTGCTCATCGGCTTGGAGTATGTAAAAAAAGTTGGAAATTATGATAATGCGATCGCGAACTCCAGTGTTTTCCTTTACAATATTGGCTATTGTTATTTTTATTTGAAGAGATATAGCGAGGCAGAAAAATATTTCAAAAAGTCTGCTGAAGTTGCCAAATCTGTTCAAGCAGAGAGTTTGGAGGCTTTTGCCTACAAAGGTTTGTCTGAGAATTTCACGGCTTTGGGAAAACATCAGGAAGCCATAGACCTTTTGAAAAAATCGGTCAATCTGTCCAAAAAAGTCGGCGATTTGGTCTTGAGCGAAGGGATTTACAAAGGTTTTTCTGACAATTATCTCGCACTTCAAGATTGGAACAATTATGAAGTGTACAACAAACTGTACATCGAAACCAAATTTGCCAGAGAACAAAGCGAGCTCGCTTCTCTCAACAAAAGCATCGATGTCCAGAATCAGGAAAACAACAAAAAAATCGAGGAACAAAAGAACAGATTGAGAATCATAAGCGCCATTATTATTTTAATTTCTTCAATCTTATTTATTTGGTTTCTTCTTAAATTTATCAAGCACAAAAAGCGCAACCAATTATTATTAGAAAAGCTCAATCAAATTAATAAAATCACGACCTAA
- a CDS encoding T9SS type A sorting domain-containing protein translates to MEKYIFSGILNRGILSMTVLSLTLVFGQYQSKKITASTRESRAEFGTSVAINNQFLAVGASREAIAKGAVYIHQKSGNNWNFNQKITAPDGFEMAEFGGSIKFGNDFLVISAGRADIENTIRAGALYVYELNPNNQWNFKKKLIASDYDNDALLGVNPTSIAVDGNTIVAGAPGFSSWNGAVYIYKKNGNDWIEAQKITSSESVDFGNFGIGVSLYGDYLVVGASGVNNSAGKIYIYKKNNSGNWIFHQSLTSSDNFENSYFGNSVSISGNELVVGAYTESNTGNPSMAYIFKLNDNGNWEESQKIPSYESSEHTYFAWMCELKNDKLLISSPHLYGAEPGRTLLYKKNNQNNWEFDQELKPGDDVAEDFYGWSLAMNDNEIIVGSARDNFDDNEENELNDAGSAYIFTSTDLATNESNLPKKDVKIYPNPAKDFINITSKQQINLVEILDQSGKRISESKELKINVSNLSKGIYILKIKFSNGSSSIQKLIKK, encoded by the coding sequence ATGGAAAAGTATATATTCTCGGGAATTTTAAACAGAGGAATTTTATCAATGACTGTTTTGAGTTTGACATTGGTTTTTGGACAGTATCAATCGAAAAAAATCACAGCTTCTACAAGGGAAAGCAGAGCAGAATTCGGGACGTCGGTTGCGATTAACAATCAATTTTTGGCGGTTGGCGCTTCCAGAGAAGCCATTGCAAAAGGTGCTGTTTATATTCATCAAAAAAGCGGAAACAATTGGAATTTCAATCAAAAAATCACGGCTCCGGATGGTTTCGAAATGGCAGAATTTGGAGGAAGTATAAAGTTTGGAAATGATTTTCTTGTGATTTCTGCAGGAAGGGCGGATATCGAAAATACAATCCGGGCTGGAGCTTTATATGTTTATGAGTTGAATCCTAACAATCAATGGAATTTCAAAAAGAAATTAATTGCTTCCGATTATGATAATGATGCATTGCTAGGCGTTAATCCGACTTCCATTGCTGTTGACGGGAATACGATTGTTGCTGGTGCTCCAGGATTCAGCAGTTGGAATGGTGCTGTTTATATTTACAAAAAAAATGGTAATGACTGGATAGAAGCACAGAAAATCACTTCATCGGAAAGTGTGGATTTTGGAAATTTTGGAATTGGTGTCAGTCTCTATGGCGATTATCTTGTGGTTGGCGCAAGTGGTGTCAACAACAGCGCAGGGAAAATTTACATTTATAAAAAGAATAATTCGGGTAATTGGATATTCCATCAGAGCTTAACGTCATCAGACAATTTTGAGAACTCTTATTTTGGAAATTCGGTTAGTATTTCTGGTAATGAATTGGTTGTTGGTGCTTATACAGAATCCAACACAGGAAATCCGTCGATGGCTTATATTTTTAAATTGAATGATAATGGCAACTGGGAAGAATCTCAAAAAATCCCAAGTTATGAGTCTTCCGAACACACCTATTTCGCCTGGATGTGTGAGTTGAAAAATGACAAACTACTCATCAGTAGTCCGCATCTTTATGGTGCTGAGCCAGGAAGAACATTGCTTTACAAAAAGAATAACCAGAATAATTGGGAATTTGACCAGGAACTGAAACCTGGAGATGATGTTGCAGAAGATTTTTATGGCTGGAGCCTTGCAATGAATGATAATGAAATCATCGTTGGTTCTGCGAGAGATAATTTTGATGATAATGAAGAAAATGAACTTAATGATGCGGGTTCCGCTTATATTTTCACTTCAACAGATCTTGCAACTAATGAAAGTAATCTTCCTAAAAAAGATGTAAAAATCTATCCAAATCCCGCTAAAGATTTCATCAACATTACAAGTAAACAACAAATTAATTTGGTTGAAATTCTGGACCAATCCGGAAAACGGATTTCGGAGTCCAAAGAATTAAAAATTAATGTTTCAAATCTTTCAAAAGGAATTTATATTCTGAAAATAAAATTCTCAAACGGAAGTTCATCGATTCAAAAATTGATTAAGAAATAA
- a CDS encoding GEVED domain-containing protein codes for MKKVYLFLMGMMTVSGINAQQIELKVLTGFGSRLYDINDSGKGIHSGAYYDFATGVTTPTEGGEGTNRLNNAGDVAGLMAFTAEDGSEIGQAAYKKNGTWNAIGYFPGDVPGNSWFSSANAISGNSKYVTGQISVDVSGSYAYLYDTEAGTIKKFDGDGSFEYGRGEGVNSSGIVSGFVNKYSINGSTYWIPVYYTPDGVVHYIGDLGYGEAADINDAGQVVGVKDNKPFIYDINTNVYKEFNIPAGFDTATFTSISENGIAVGYAGYAGNREVIIYHPSLSSNPVFLKDILTSQNVTVTTFDGKLGTAMGISANGNFIAGFDNSIPPFFAAGWAINLNGLLLSSNDCSITCPENIETTLASASQTSAVVTYTLPVTCGSSSSTGLQTVLVSGYESGSQFPIGVTNVVHNLVDADGKIVYVCSFQVIVNDVYCSTTPQYGVDSITKVQFAGIDNTSDLYSSQANEYYLDKVGEVYQGNEYPIAIEANTNTGYDYATVFVDWNQNGVFTDAGEIYEVGAMTSDGMDGAQITGNIAVPSTATVGKARMRVMLNWDASITTPCDNSIYGYGQAEDYTLDVKETLGVDDINSKSVSYYPNPVKDILNLISEKDVTNVSVYNIEGKLVRNFAGLNESKVQLDLSTLITGTYVVKATTQDGKIKTFKVIKK; via the coding sequence ATGAAAAAAGTTTACTTGTTTTTAATGGGAATGATGACTGTGTCAGGAATCAATGCCCAACAAATTGAACTCAAAGTTCTTACAGGATTTGGTTCTCGTCTTTACGACATCAATGACAGCGGAAAGGGAATCCATTCCGGCGCTTATTATGATTTTGCTACCGGAGTCACAACTCCTACAGAAGGTGGCGAGGGTACCAACAGATTGAACAATGCCGGAGATGTTGCCGGATTGATGGCTTTCACTGCTGAAGATGGTAGTGAAATTGGTCAGGCTGCCTATAAAAAGAATGGAACTTGGAATGCTATCGGATATTTTCCTGGTGATGTTCCCGGAAATAGCTGGTTCAGTAGTGCGAATGCTATTTCCGGAAACAGTAAGTATGTAACGGGACAAATTTCTGTAGATGTTTCTGGGAGCTATGCATACTTATATGATACAGAAGCTGGAACAATTAAAAAATTTGACGGTGACGGCTCTTTTGAATATGGAAGAGGGGAAGGTGTTAACAGTTCCGGGATTGTGTCAGGATTTGTCAACAAATATTCTATCAACGGAAGTACCTATTGGATTCCGGTTTATTACACGCCAGATGGAGTCGTGCATTACATCGGAGATTTGGGTTACGGAGAAGCGGCTGATATCAATGACGCTGGGCAAGTTGTAGGTGTGAAAGATAACAAGCCTTTCATCTATGACATCAATACCAATGTTTATAAAGAGTTCAATATTCCTGCAGGTTTTGATACTGCAACATTTACATCCATCTCAGAAAATGGAATTGCTGTTGGATATGCAGGTTATGCCGGAAACAGAGAAGTGATTATCTATCATCCATCTTTGAGTTCTAATCCGGTTTTCCTAAAAGATATTTTGACGAGCCAAAACGTTACAGTTACTACTTTCGATGGTAAATTAGGAACCGCAATGGGAATTTCTGCAAATGGAAACTTCATTGCTGGATTTGATAACTCTATTCCGCCATTTTTTGCAGCAGGTTGGGCTATTAATCTTAATGGTCTATTGTTAAGCAGCAACGATTGCTCAATCACTTGTCCTGAGAATATTGAAACAACTCTTGCAAGCGCATCTCAGACATCAGCTGTTGTGACTTATACATTGCCGGTTACTTGTGGTTCATCATCTTCTACAGGATTACAGACAGTTCTGGTTTCTGGTTATGAGTCAGGTTCTCAGTTTCCGATTGGTGTGACAAACGTTGTTCACAACTTGGTGGATGCAGATGGAAAAATCGTTTACGTATGTTCGTTCCAAGTGATTGTTAATGATGTTTATTGCAGTACAACGCCTCAATATGGAGTGGACTCTATTACAAAAGTTCAGTTTGCAGGAATCGATAATACATCAGACCTATATTCTAGCCAAGCTAACGAATATTATCTGGACAAAGTTGGGGAAGTTTACCAAGGCAACGAATATCCAATTGCCATAGAAGCTAATACCAATACTGGTTACGACTATGCGACAGTTTTCGTAGACTGGAACCAAAACGGCGTATTCACAGATGCAGGAGAAATCTACGAAGTGGGAGCAATGACTTCTGACGGGATGGATGGCGCACAGATCACAGGCAACATCGCTGTTCCTTCTACTGCAACTGTAGGTAAAGCAAGAATGAGAGTGATGCTGAATTGGGATGCATCTATCACGACACCTTGCGACAACTCGATCTACGGTTACGGTCAGGCAGAAGATTACACATTGGATGTGAAAGAAACACTTGGAGTGGATGATATTAATTCAAAATCAGTGAGTTATTATCCAAATCCAGTAAAAGATATCCTTAATCTGATTAGTGAGAAAGATGTAACCAATGTTTCAGTTTACAATATAGAAGGGAAACTGGTAAGAAACTTCGCAGGTCTTAACGAGTCAAAAGTTCAGTTGGATTTATCAACATTAATTACAGGAACTTATGTTGTGAAAGCAACTACGCAGGACGGAAAAATAAAAACGTTCAAGGTTATCAAAAAATAA
- the namA gene encoding NADPH dehydrogenase NamA gives MKLFTPITFRNVELKNRIVMSPMCMYSAEEGVANDFHFVHYGSRAQGGAGLIVVEATGVEPRGRISDKCLGIWNDEQVLALQKIVDFVHENSESKIGIQLAHAGRKGSVSAETNRQMSLEEGWETIAPSPIPFHHSERIPHELSVDEIKTLVEDFRKAAKRAVEVGFDVLEIHGAHGYLIHQFLSPLSNTRTDEYGGNPENRARFLMEIVDAVNSEITENQALFVRISGTEYAENGWEISDSVELSKALKAKNVDLVDVSSGGNINGVTIPLRPGYQVPLAEDVKKNSDVKTGAVGLITSAEQAEEILQNGQGDLIFLAREILRNPYFAVQSSWKNGDDCFYPHQYLRAKPTK, from the coding sequence ATGAAACTTTTCACTCCTATAACATTCAGAAATGTAGAACTGAAAAACCGAATCGTAATGTCGCCAATGTGTATGTATTCCGCAGAAGAAGGTGTAGCGAATGATTTCCACTTCGTTCATTACGGAAGCCGAGCTCAAGGTGGCGCTGGCCTTATTGTAGTAGAAGCAACTGGCGTTGAACCTCGCGGTAGAATCTCGGATAAATGCCTTGGAATCTGGAATGACGAACAAGTTTTGGCTTTGCAAAAAATCGTTGACTTTGTTCATGAGAATTCAGAAAGTAAAATCGGAATTCAGTTGGCTCACGCTGGACGAAAGGGTTCTGTTTCCGCTGAAACCAATCGACAAATGAGCTTGGAAGAAGGCTGGGAAACCATTGCGCCAAGTCCAATTCCGTTTCATCATTCCGAAAGAATTCCCCACGAATTATCTGTTGACGAAATCAAAACTTTGGTAGAAGATTTCCGAAAAGCAGCGAAAAGAGCAGTTGAAGTTGGATTTGATGTTTTGGAAATTCACGGTGCGCACGGTTATTTGATTCATCAATTTCTATCGCCACTTTCCAATACAAGGACTGATGAATATGGTGGAAATCCTGAAAACAGAGCAAGATTCTTAATGGAAATTGTAGATGCCGTTAATTCTGAAATTACAGAAAACCAAGCGCTTTTCGTAAGAATCTCCGGAACCGAATATGCGGAAAATGGATGGGAAATCTCCGATAGTGTAGAATTATCAAAAGCTTTGAAAGCTAAGAATGTAGATTTGGTAGATGTTTCCAGCGGTGGTAATATCAATGGTGTAACCATTCCTTTGAGACCAGGTTACCAAGTTCCGTTAGCAGAAGATGTGAAAAAGAATTCGGATGTCAAAACCGGAGCTGTTGGTCTTATCACGTCAGCGGAACAAGCGGAAGAAATTTTACAAAACGGACAAGGAGATTTAATTTTCCTGGCTAGAGAAATTCTGAGAAATCCTTATTTCGCAGTTCAGTCTTCTTGGAAAAATGGCGATGATTGTTTTTATCCGCATCAATATTTGAGAGCGAAACCAACAAAATAA
- a CDS encoding DUF1569 domain-containing protein produces MKNIFDQADTSHFIKRINALTEDSFPKWGVMSVDKMLAHCNVTYELIYETEKHKKPGAITKWILKQFVKSKVVSETPYKHNSPTSAMFVITDNKIFEEERKRIIGFIQKTQQLGADAFEGKESFNFGKLTAIEWNNMMSKHLDHHLTQFGV; encoded by the coding sequence ATGAAGAATATATTCGACCAAGCAGACACCAGTCATTTTATCAAGAGAATCAACGCACTCACGGAAGACTCTTTCCCGAAATGGGGCGTGATGTCCGTGGACAAAATGTTGGCGCACTGCAACGTAACTTACGAACTCATCTATGAAACCGAAAAACATAAAAAGCCTGGCGCTATTACCAAATGGATTCTTAAGCAATTTGTAAAATCAAAGGTCGTGAGCGAAACGCCTTATAAACATAACTCTCCTACTTCGGCAATGTTTGTTATTACAGATAACAAAATATTTGAAGAAGAGAGAAAAAGAATTATCGGTTTCATCCAGAAAACCCAACAATTGGGTGCAGACGCTTTTGAAGGCAAAGAAAGTTTCAACTTCGGAAAACTCACAGCCATCGAATGGAATAATATGATGTCCAAACATCTCGACCACCATTTGACACAATTTGGAGTTTAA
- a CDS encoding CTP synthase gives MSKKETKYIFVTGGVTSSLGKGIVSASLGLLLKSRGFKVTIQKLDPYINIDPGTLNPYEHGECYVTEDGAETDLDLGHYERFLDSPTSQNNNVTTGKIYQTVIEKERKGDFLGKTVQVIPHITNEIKRRIKMLSKKDYDIIITEIGGTVGDIESLPYIESVRQLQWELGKNNSMVIHLTLLPYLSSSGELKTKPSQHSVRQLMESGIQADVLVCRTEHTIPKDLRSKLAQFCNVGLENVIECIDMDTIYEVPLYLQKQNFDEVVLKELNLPVGKDVNLKDWKTFLKKYKNPKRSVEIALVGKYVSLQDSYKSIAEAFIHAGSDMETEVKVRWVYSGDIEQEGVEKLLTGVDGILIAPGFGDRGIEGKIQAAKYARENKIPLLGICLGMQIMTIEFARNVLGLTKANSMEFDTSTPDPVISLMEEQKNVVDKGGTMRLGAWKCALKTGSKLAEVYGAKTISERHRHRYEFNSDYKKDFEDKGLAPTGLNPETELVETLELKDHPFYVGVQYHPEYKSTVATPHPLFKAFISATVKNKS, from the coding sequence ATGAGTAAAAAAGAAACGAAATACATCTTTGTGACAGGAGGTGTAACATCGTCACTTGGTAAGGGTATTGTTTCCGCTTCTTTGGGACTTTTGCTAAAATCCCGCGGCTTCAAAGTTACCATCCAAAAACTTGACCCCTATATCAATATCGATCCCGGAACGCTTAATCCTTACGAACACGGCGAATGTTATGTGACCGAAGACGGCGCGGAAACAGACCTGGATCTTGGGCATTACGAGCGTTTTCTGGATTCGCCAACTTCGCAGAACAACAACGTTACAACCGGAAAAATCTACCAGACCGTTATTGAAAAGGAACGTAAAGGTGATTTTCTTGGGAAAACCGTTCAGGTGATTCCGCACATTACCAACGAAATCAAGCGCAGGATAAAAATGCTTTCCAAAAAAGACTATGATATCATTATCACAGAAATTGGTGGAACTGTAGGCGATATAGAATCCTTACCTTATATAGAAAGCGTTCGCCAGTTGCAATGGGAATTAGGTAAAAACAATTCGATGGTCATCCATTTGACATTGTTGCCTTATTTATCTTCAAGTGGAGAATTGAAAACAAAACCTTCTCAGCATTCCGTTCGTCAATTGATGGAAAGCGGAATTCAGGCAGATGTTTTGGTTTGTAGAACGGAACACACCATTCCGAAAGATTTACGTTCGAAACTAGCTCAGTTCTGTAATGTAGGGCTGGAAAATGTTATCGAATGTATCGATATGGACACGATTTACGAAGTTCCATTATACCTTCAGAAACAGAATTTTGACGAGGTGGTTCTAAAAGAACTAAATCTTCCAGTAGGAAAAGATGTCAATCTGAAAGACTGGAAAACATTTCTTAAAAAATATAAAAACCCGAAACGCAGTGTGGAAATTGCATTGGTTGGAAAATATGTTTCGCTTCAGGATTCTTATAAATCTATTGCCGAAGCTTTTATCCACGCAGGTTCTGATATGGAAACCGAAGTGAAGGTAAGATGGGTTTACAGTGGAGATATCGAACAAGAAGGCGTTGAAAAATTATTGACAGGCGTGGACGGAATTCTTATTGCACCAGGCTTCGGAGACAGAGGGATTGAAGGTAAGATCCAGGCTGCAAAATATGCAAGAGAAAACAAAATTCCATTATTGGGGATTTGCTTGGGAATGCAGATTATGACGATAGAATTCGCCAGAAACGTTCTGGGATTAACCAAAGCCAACAGTATGGAGTTTGATACTTCTACACCAGACCCGGTGATTTCTTTGATGGAAGAGCAGAAAAATGTTGTAGATAAAGGCGGAACAATGCGTCTTGGCGCTTGGAAATGTGCCTTGAAAACAGGTTCCAAACTGGCAGAAGTTTATGGTGCAAAAACCATTTCGGAACGTCATCGTCATAGATATGAGTTCAATAGTGACTATAAAAAAGACTTCGAAGACAAAGGTCTGGCACCAACCGGACTTAACCCGGAAACAGAATTGGTAGAAACATTAGAGTTGAAAGACCATCCTTTCTACGTTGGTGTACAATATCACCCAGAATACAAAAGTACAGTGGCAACGCCGCATCCATTGTTCAAAGCTTTTATCAGCGCAACGGTTAAGAATAAATCATAA
- a CDS encoding tetratricopeptide repeat protein yields MKLFLKIIPIIILFVLPSTMSGQSEKEYEVIIDSAIQKMFRKEHTKSLEMLIRVKSVSEQKKWDKSNFRATNNIGLNYYLMTDFGEALKYYLEAYDIATNMPDKKHVMTVVNNIAILYFQEKNNKKAYEYFLKAYQTAKENNRNEKAGAYAVNLGLVLNKLNKINEAYKYIQEAEILTKDDPKVNIMNKMALAENLYLKKKFEESEAIIDNLIPKLEADNQTENLVFILLIKAQINEKKGDFTQAKSLALQARKLSPNINNREEVYNYLSKINAESKNYDESLKYKDSVIIANDSISRINNSALFNNGKIKFEMQNYQFELKESHQRLKDERKIFYIIIASAVIIILLVLLFLYNNSIKYRQQKKITQLEFEKKQSDNLILTQQLKEQETLSLLEKERLKNEIEQQNRQLTSQALTISSRNDVVEEIIEAIVNQPEISNNTKLVNSIKDLKIQLKTNNQWDSFFKHFEGVNQNFITTLKERHPDLSSSEIRFICYVYMNLSHKEIASILNISPESCRKRKERISKKINLPDKINLYDYISAI; encoded by the coding sequence ATGAAATTATTTCTGAAAATAATCCCAATCATTATACTTTTTGTTCTGCCTTCCACAATGTCCGGGCAGTCCGAAAAAGAATATGAGGTCATCATCGATTCCGCTATTCAGAAGATGTTCCGAAAAGAACATACGAAATCTCTGGAAATGTTGATTCGTGTAAAATCTGTCTCGGAACAAAAGAAATGGGACAAATCCAACTTTCGCGCAACCAACAACATTGGTCTCAATTATTATCTGATGACCGACTTTGGCGAAGCTTTGAAATATTATCTCGAAGCTTATGATATCGCAACCAATATGCCGGACAAGAAACACGTGATGACGGTTGTGAACAACATTGCAATTCTTTATTTTCAGGAAAAAAATAACAAAAAAGCCTACGAATATTTCCTCAAAGCCTACCAGACTGCCAAAGAAAATAATCGAAATGAAAAAGCCGGCGCTTATGCAGTGAATCTCGGGTTGGTTCTGAATAAATTGAATAAAATCAATGAAGCCTATAAGTACATTCAGGAAGCTGAAATCCTGACAAAAGATGACCCAAAAGTCAATATAATGAACAAAATGGCTTTGGCAGAAAATCTTTATCTCAAGAAAAAATTTGAAGAATCTGAAGCTATCATCGATAATCTGATTCCTAAACTGGAAGCAGACAATCAAACTGAAAATCTTGTTTTTATTCTTTTGATAAAAGCGCAAATCAATGAGAAAAAAGGAGACTTTACTCAGGCAAAATCTTTGGCTTTACAGGCAAGAAAACTTTCTCCAAACATCAATAACAGAGAGGAAGTTTACAATTATCTTTCAAAAATCAATGCAGAAAGTAAAAATTATGATGAGTCTCTGAAATACAAAGATTCAGTAATTATTGCGAATGATTCGATTTCAAGAATTAATAATTCGGCACTGTTCAATAATGGAAAAATCAAGTTCGAAATGCAAAATTACCAGTTCGAACTCAAAGAAAGCCATCAACGTTTGAAAGATGAAAGAAAAATCTTCTACATCATCATCGCTTCTGCCGTTATCATTATTTTATTGGTTCTGCTTTTCCTTTACAATAACTCGATAAAATACAGACAGCAGAAAAAAATCACGCAACTGGAATTTGAGAAAAAACAGAGTGATAATCTGATTTTGACGCAACAATTAAAAGAACAGGAAACTTTGTCTTTGCTTGAAAAAGAACGTCTTAAAAACGAAATAGAACAACAAAACCGACAACTGACTTCACAAGCTCTAACCATCTCCAGCAGAAATGACGTGGTGGAAGAAATTATTGAAGCGATTGTCAATCAACCTGAGATTTCTAATAATACGAAACTGGTCAATTCTATCAAGGATTTGAAAATTCAGCTTAAGACTAATAATCAGTGGGATAGTTTTTTCAAACATTTTGAAGGCGTTAATCAGAATTTTATCACCACGCTCAAAGAAAGACATCCGGATTTGAGTTCTTCCGAAATCAGATTCATCTGTTATGTTTATATGAATCTCAGTCATAAAGAAATTGCATCCATTCTCAACATCAGTCCGGAATCCTGCAGAAAAAGAAAGGAAAGAATCAGTAAAAAAATCAATCTTCCTGACAAAATAAACTTATACGACTACATTTCAGCGATATAG